The genomic DNA AAATCCGCAAACATCCAGACTCAAAAGGTAgtatttctttccttttagaTCTAGGTCAAACCGTTGGGTTTTAAGCTTTTTTGAGTTAAAAATcggaaagaagaagagaaaagaaggagagaggacgaaaaaaatcaaaaaaaggaGGAGTTtttaactccggcgcggtggcgccgccgcgaaaactcgccggccaccgcgccggaaccacCTCCGGTGGCCTCTCCTCgtcgaagaagatgaagaaattctagagagaaggcagagtctctctctctagaaataagaAATGAgagagtgaagagagagaagagaaagaaaaaatgaaggaaaaggaGAGAAATGGGTATTTATACCCCTCTTCTTCAACAGATTCAATCAAGGCCGTTGATCAAATCAACGGCCGAAATTTGTTCCCCAAGGCCCAAATCCTTTTCGTTTTATTTCCTGCACCCCCTTTACTGCTCATACACCCCCAGCAtctcatttttctcatttcatgcattttaattctcgctctatctgttaatccagagtgctctggtcctatattaactattaatattatatttttgtttaatttaattattctccagagtgctctggtcctcaATTAACTGTCAATATTATattctccagaatattctggtcctatatatattaaatattatttatcttgttgaactaacaatcttttcttcacacccacacactttatttttttgttgctctattagtttaattttcaattattattcaaaaacaacaaaaacattcaaatatccaaaattcacaaaaagaGCTTTTCACaacaaaccttgatcttaaatcaagtgacagtctttttattttatctttcttaatcaaacttcaaatcaattctaattcaacttcaagtcaattttcttcaatctaaaaaacacaaatcaattctcatttgccacttggctttttatttcaaaacctttttcaaaactaataaaaaacactcaacaaatcaaacgttaatttctaccccgaactacgaggttttgatccctcacgggtacgtaggcagaggacactcgtcctttcaaatcaattaaaaaaacattttcttttttctcttcaattaaagtcaattttcttttccttttcaactcatcattcaattccattttcatcttttcaaaagcaagcaagttatagcacaagaagttaaataaaatcaagaggttctcgtagagtactacgaatatttagggtgctaacaccttccctaaatataaccaacccccgaaccctaaatttcttcaaaaatgggttgtttggaactttttccccttaaaaaaaatttgttcagtcgtgagataaaaagtgagtcaaagtcaatcaaatggccttgacgtccgaaaaatggcgcgacaACGTGGATAGCATGCCTTTGAACCCTTTGCAAGAACACTCTTTCCgtcgaaaaaagaaaaagaagctgCAGACACTCTTTCAGTTATTCAAGGAGAACATCGTTGAAAACTTGaaataaaactcaaattcatATTAGGCGTctccaattttttatattaagtttCTACCGGTTTAAATTAATAtctttttgtaaaatatttttttgttttactaaataaataaatatatatactcaaCTTAGAAACTAACCCAATATTTTAAACTCCTTTGATCCTCAATTCACTCTATCTTTAATTTCTACATACTTTAATAGGCAAAGAAGCTGCATAGATCGAGCATCGATCTATATAAAAAGGGAATTTCTCAAGTATATTATTAGATAACAAGAGAGGAAAAAATTTCTATATCCAAACAACTATCCAGACAACTCTCGTAAGACATTCACAAGCCATCTCAATTAGAATAAGAGCAAAAGTTGTGTAAAAAATTGTTGTACTAATGTTATTTCTAAATTTAGCATGTGAGAATGAATTGGTGATGAGTAAAGACTAAGAAGGTTAGATATCAAAACTTACATAGATGACAATCTTGAAAGAGGAGATGAAATATCACAAGCGCTTCTCAAGGCGATCGATGAAGCAAAACTTTATgtgattgttttttcaaaaactatgCAACTTCAAAATGGTGTTTGGATGAAGTTGTGAAAATACTCGAGTGTAGAAAAAACAAAGGGCGGCTTATATTGCCAGTTTTTTATGAAGTCGATCCTTTCCATGTTCGACACCAATTAGGAAGTTATGCTGAGGCATTCATTAAACATGAGCAGTGTTTTGCAAGTACAATGAATATTGTGCAAAAATGGAGGTATGCTTTGGGAGAACCTGCCAACCATTCTGGGTGGGATTGCTCAATCAacaggtaatttttttttttatcatattaaaattatttgattagcTATTAGAAAATTATATTAGAGACATTTGAGGAACTTGAAGCTTCTCTAAACTATATTAAAGACATAAAGCTTGAGAAACTTGGTAAGAAAGGAAATATCATCTCAGTTTTTGTCTAAGTCTCCGTTCCTTAGGCTTCTTAATATACTTCAACAACCTTGAGCTTAAAgtacaaataaaatttgattatacAATGATAACAAACATGTCCAACTATATTTTTCTGCACAATTATGTAGCAACCTAGTAAGTAGACTAGACACCACCTGCTATAACATAAAAGACAGAAATATTCAACTAAAAACTGATTAGAAGGTTCAGTAATAGAAGATCTTTTCTTCCCATTCTTACACAATGAGTCAAGACCCTTACTACTATTCTCCTCCAAAGACTGCACCattaataaacttcaaattaaattaaaaataataataataattgagagGGGATACAACATAAATGGATATAGTACACACGATTTACATGCTTTTGTGATGATCCTTATTCACTTGTAGcaagaaaatatattaagaaaataatgtacTTCCATCTCATACAACAACGAAGACGGTTGAAAGGACAAACCAGAAGTAGCAAGACATCAATccaaaaacaatattgaaaacATCAAACACAATAattacaaaaggaaaaaaaattacatcagtttacaaatgaaaataacTAGACTGTGTTTGCGCCAACAACCAAAGTCTTGATTTTGATTAGCGTCGCAATAACATCTGCCATATTGATTCTTGCTTCAGGTGAATCTTCACAACAATTCAGGGCTAAACTAAAAATAGATGACATGTGAGTCAATAtatcatcaatttggtccccagTTCTTTGGACTAAATTTGAATCCATGACCTCCATAATTGAATTAGGCAATGATCGACTGATCCATGTCTTCAAGCTTAGTTCTGCAACAAACATATCATCTATTGGCTTTCTCCTTGTAAAGATTTCCATTAGCATAATCCCATAGTTGTACACATCTCCTTTCACAGAAACAATTCCTTTCGATCCATACTCTGCATGTTAATACTAGTTATTAGAACCATACTATGTACACATTAATTACAAATATCACATGTTGATTACTATAGCGTGTATTGTAGATCCTTTTTCttgacaaaatcaaataaattggtTATGACTGAAAACGTAAAGAAGAAAATGTTAAGAAGTAAAACAGAAGAAATGACCTGGTGCAAGATATCCAATAGTAGCCAAAGTCTGTGTATGAGTTTTAGATTGTCCTTCACCCATGAGCTTAGCAATACCAAAATCACTAACATGTGCAACCATATTTTCATCCAACAAGACATTGGAAGGCTTTAGATCACAGTGAACCACTGGTATTGAAGAACCATGATGGAGATATTCCAATGCAGATGCAACATCTATCATTATATTTAACCTTTGCAAGAAATTTAGACAATAGTTATTTGAATATAACCATTTGTCTACACTTCCATTTGACATGAACTCCATCACCAATGATTTGAAATCAAGATTTGAACAACTGCTGATAATCTTAACCAGATTTCGATGTCGTAGATTTCTCATTGCATTACATTCTGCATCAAAGCTCTTTGATTTTGCCTCTGATTGTAAATCAATTACTTTAACTGCAATCATCTCACCATCAAGAAGCTTCCCCTGATAAACAGATCCAAATGCTCCCCTTCCAAGGAAATTACTCTCATTGAATCCATTAGTTGCTTGCACAAGTTCATAATAGGATATTCTTCTTGGAGCTCCTAAAGTTGACAAACCCCTTTCAAGAGTAGTTTcattcattttccttttattatgttttaaaagtatGATGCATGCAACAACCAAAATGACTGACACAACTATGGGAAGTATGCATTTGAATATAAGCTTTTTTTCCATTGACCATTTTTTAACTTGCTTACCACATGTAGGTACTTGAAGGCGAGGATCGCCGCAAAGTGCTTCATTATGCATAAATGATTGAGCTgtgaaatttttgaaatgtcCACCATCAGGAATCTCTCCTTGTAATCTATTATATGAGAAGTTGATGTTTTGAAGATACACAAGTGATTCTAAGGATTTTGGAATAACACCAGTTAACATATTTTGGGACAAGTCCAAAGAGATCAAGCTTACCATTTGACCAAATGATTTGGGAATTGATCCATTCAGTTTATTATCTGCTAAGGAGAGATTCTGCAATGTTAGTAAGGAATTAATGGTTGTTGGAATGTTGCTTGAAATCTGATTTCTTGATAGGTCTAATAGTATAATTGCTCTCATATTCCCAATCTCAGGTGGAAGATTACCAAttaaagaatttgaagaaaaatttatcTCTAATATATCTCTAAGACTCCAAAGAGATAAAGGTATTCTAGAGTTTAAACTGTTAGATCCTACATTTATTCTTCTAAGAGAAATCATATTTCCCATACATGTTGGTAAAACTCCAGAGAGCTTATTATTTTGTAGATACAACTCACCCAAACTCTTCATTTCACAAAGTTCCTCAATAAATGATCCTTGTAGTCCATTGTTGCCAAGATTCAAATACTGAAGTTTCTGCAACTCTTTGAATGTACCAGGTATTGGTCCAGTTATATTATTCCCATGaagattaaaatataacaaGTTGCTCATGTTTCCAACTTCTTGGGGAATATTACCATCAATTCCACATGATTCTGCCCTGATGTATTCTGAAGTTATATTTCCAATTGACTTAGGAAGATTGGTGGGTAGTATATGATTACCTGATAAGTCAAGATATGTCAAATATCTACAATTTGTCAATGAAGTAAAGAATTGATGAGAATCTTCTATTGTCAAATTGTTGTCATCTATGAGAAAGTATTCAAGGAATCCTAAATCTCTAAAAGAAATACTGGGTAGAGTTCCACTGAATGCATTGTCTTTCAATTGAAACTCAATAAGATTAGAAGAGTTGAATATATTATTTGGaatatttccaacaaaattgttATCATTCAAGAGTAAATATTGCAGATTAGGAAGGCTATATCCCGTATTTGATGGAATTGTGCCTGAGAGGCTATTCTGATCAACCTCGAAATCAATGAGTGATGACATGTTGAAGATTTTGGAAGGAATAGATCCACTTAAGCTATTGTTATACAAGCCTAGCACCTCAAGTTGATCAAGATAGCCAATCTCCTCGGGTATCGTACCTGAAAATGGATAAGAAACATTATTAAGATGGTTATTTCTCGAGGGACAATAAACTATACGAccacttttttccttttttttttttttgttgcttgcAGAGCTAACACATACTTCATGTCGTGTGATAAATAGGATTGAacaatatttgacatttttagaaaaataaaaaaagaaattaaatttaaagataaaataaaaagctaaaaagctaaataaaaaaacaatttgtcaaaaaaaaaaaagggttaatagtgttttaccccctgtaatataggtcatttttggttttcccccctgtaaaatagttttttttgaatttcatccttgtaatttgaagattttttgattttggaccttcatggaaaatttcgctccctgtaatttgagcaaatttaggtttacccccttgtaatttgagaaaattttggtttaccccctgttagtttgagcaaatt from Medicago truncatula cultivar Jemalong A17 chromosome 8, MtrunA17r5.0-ANR, whole genome shotgun sequence includes the following:
- the LOC25502857 gene encoding receptor kinase-like protein Xa21; translation: MTQIHSSKAMSDFVGLSPNEPNIRGTIPEEIGYLDQLEVLGLYNNSLSGSIPSKIFNMSSLIDFEVDQNSLSGTIPSNTGYSLPNLQYLLLNDNNFVGNIPNNIFNSSNLIEFQLKDNAFSGTLPSISFRDLGFLEYFLIDDNNLTIEDSHQFFTSLTNCRYLTYLDLSGNHILPTNLPKSIGNITSEYIRAESCGIDGNIPQEVGNMSNLLYFNLHGNNITGPIPGTFKELQKLQYLNLGNNGLQGSFIEELCEMKSLGELYLQNNKLSGVLPTCMGNMISLRRINVGSNSLNSRIPLSLWSLRDILEINFSSNSLIGNLPPEIGNMRAIILLDLSRNQISSNIPTTINSLLTLQNLSLADNKLNGSIPKSFGQMVSLISLDLSQNMLTGVIPKSLESLVYLQNINFSYNRLQGEIPDGGHFKNFTAQSFMHNEALCGDPRLQVPTCGKQVKKWSMEKKLIFKCILPIVVSVILVVACIILLKHNKRKMNETTLERGLSTLGAPRRISYYELVQATNGFNESNFLGRGAFGSVYQGKLLDGEMIAVKVIDLQSEAKSKSFDAECNAMRNLRHRNLVKIISSCSNLDFKSLVMEFMSNGSVDKWLYSNNYCLNFLQRLNIMIDVASALEYLHHGSSIPVVHCDLKPSNVLLDENMVAHVSDFGIAKLMGEGQSKTHTQTLATIGYLAPEYGSKGIVSVKGDVYNYGIMLMEIFTRRKPIDDMFVAELSLKTWISRSLPNSIMEVMDSNLVQRTGDQIDDILTHMSSIFSLALNCCEDSPEARINMADVIATLIKIKTLVVGANTV